A genomic stretch from Pirellulales bacterium includes:
- a CDS encoding YhcH/YjgK/YiaL family protein gives MIVDRLEEAGKYCRLHPGFDAAFDLLRSTPFDEIAVGRHEVMGDALVMIIDLVEGKGRESARLEAHRKYIDVQYIIPRAGAIAQEFGWRPTATCSETTVPFDKAKDIVFFGDQPQLWFPLPPGHFVVFFPGDAHAPVAAPTKIHKAVIKVAVEW, from the coding sequence ATGATTGTCGACAGGCTGGAAGAGGCGGGGAAGTATTGTCGCTTGCACCCGGGGTTCGATGCGGCATTCGACTTGCTGCGCAGCACGCCGTTTGACGAAATTGCCGTCGGCCGGCACGAAGTGATGGGCGACGCCCTGGTGATGATTATCGACCTGGTCGAGGGGAAAGGGCGTGAATCTGCCCGCCTGGAAGCCCACCGCAAGTACATCGACGTACAATATATTATCCCCCGTGCAGGCGCCATTGCCCAAGAGTTTGGCTGGCGGCCGACGGCCACGTGTTCGGAAACGACCGTGCCGTTCGATAAGGCCAAAGACATTGTTTTTTTTGGCGATCAGCCGCAATTGTGGTTTCCGCTGCCGCCGGGGCATTTTGTGGTATTTTTCCCCGGTGATGCCCATGCACCTGTCGCGGCGCCAACCAAAATTCACAAAGCGGTGATTAAAGTGGCGGTCGAGTGGTGA
- a CDS encoding endonuclease/exonuclease/phosphatase family protein — translation MRLLSYNIHKGIGGRDRRCRLERVIDVIEAQNPDILCLQEVAHNSHRSHYHDQPQLLADYFKATAQLFQLNVNFKSGGYGNLILSRWPFATKHQISLRLNSKKPRGAQIVVVETPEGALHLVNFHLGLSHPERHWQIGHLLNHQLFRESHMLPTLIVGDYNDWRNQLHRGTLHECGFCQITTPISRFRSFPAYMALSSLDKAFFRGEVHIRQAHVVHSAAARSASDHLPLVIDFHLDPAVCNGSPANL, via the coding sequence ATGCGTCTTCTCAGTTACAACATTCATAAGGGCATTGGCGGGCGCGATCGGCGCTGCCGTTTGGAGCGTGTCATCGATGTCATCGAAGCGCAGAACCCCGACATTTTATGCCTACAAGAAGTCGCACATAATTCTCACCGCTCGCATTATCACGATCAGCCCCAATTGCTGGCCGATTATTTCAAGGCCACGGCGCAACTGTTTCAGTTAAATGTGAACTTCAAAAGCGGCGGCTACGGAAATTTGATCCTCTCGCGCTGGCCGTTTGCTACGAAGCATCAAATTTCGCTGCGGCTAAATTCAAAAAAACCGCGGGGAGCGCAAATCGTCGTTGTCGAAACCCCGGAAGGCGCGCTGCACCTGGTGAATTTCCATCTCGGCCTGAGCCATCCGGAGCGGCATTGGCAGATTGGGCATTTGTTGAATCACCAGTTGTTTCGCGAGTCACACATGCTGCCCACACTGATTGTCGGTGATTACAACGATTGGCGAAATCAACTGCACCGAGGCACGCTGCACGAGTGCGGGTTTTGCCAAATCACAACGCCCATTTCGCGATTCCGTTCCTTTCCGGCCTACATGGCGCTAAGCTCGCTCGATAAGGCATTTTTCCGCGGCGAGGTTCACATTCGCCAGGCCCATGTGGTGCATAGCGCGGCGGCCCGCAGTGCTAGCGACCATTTGCCGCTGGTCATCGATTTCCACCTCGATCCAGCGGTCTGCAATGGCTCTCCGGCTAACCTGTAA